Below is a genomic region from Bacillus mycoides.
CCCGCAAATTGTCTCTGTGCAAAGAGAGGAAGATGTTTTAAAATTACAAGCTGTTTCTGGTAATACAAAAGTAGTATATGGTAGCGAAGGCTTATTAGAAGTAGCGCTGCACCCAGATACAGAAATTGTAGTGAATGCTGTTGTAGGTAGCGTAGGGTTGTTACCGACACTCCGCGCAATTGAGGCGAAAAAAACAATTGGAATTGCAAATAAAGAAACGTTAGTAACTGCAGGGCATCTTGTAATGGAAGCAGCACGAAAACATAATGTATCGTTACTTCCAGTAGACAGTGAACATTCAGCTATTTTTCAATGCTTGAATGGTGAAAATGAAAAAAGAATCTCTCGCTTAATTATAACTGCTTCAGGCGGAAGTTTTCGTGATAAAACGAGAGATGAATTGCATCAAGTGACCGTAGAAGATGCACTTCGTCATCCAAACTGGTCAATGGGTTCGAAAATTACAATTGATTCTGCTACAATGATGAATAAGGGGCTAGAAGTAATTGAAGCACACTGGCTTTTTGGTATCCCTTATGAGCAAATCGATGTTGTTCTACATAAAGAAAGTATTATTCATTCTATGGTTGAATTTGAAGATCGTAGTGTAATGGCACAGCTTGGCTCACCTGATATGCGAGTACCGATTCAATACGCGCTTACATATCCTGATAGATTGCCTCTTTCAGACACGAAACAGTTAAATTTATGGGAAATGGGAACATTGCATTTTGAGAAAATGAATCAAGAGCGTTTCCGTTGTCTACGTTTTGCGTATGAAGCTGGAAAGACAGGTGGAAGTATGCCGGCTGTAATGAACGCGGCAAATGAAGTAGCTGTTGAAGCTTTTTTACAAAAGAGAATTGGTTTCTTAACAGTGGAAGACCTCATTGAAAAAGCAATGCACCATCACACTGTCATTGCACGTCCGAGCTTAGAGGAAATTCAGGAAATTGACGCAGCCACAAGACGGTTTGTGATGGAACAAATTTAGCAAAGGTGGTTATGGAATTGAATACAGCGATTGCCTTTATATTAATTTTCGGTGCACTCGTATTTTTCCATGAGCTAGGGCATCTATATTTCGCAAAAAGAGCAGGTATTTTGTGCCGCGAGTTCGCGATTGGTTTTGGTCCGAAAATATTCTCATTTGAAAAGAATGAAACGGTGTATACGATTCGATTACTGCCCCTTGGTGGCTATGTAAGAATGGCTGGCGAGGATGCGGACACAGTTGAGTTAAAACCTGGAAAAAAGGTTGGACTTGTATTAAATGAAAAAGACGAAGTTGTGAAATTAGTTTTTGACGGACATGAAAAATATCCAAATGTTCGTGTCATTGAAGTCGAACAAGCTGATTTAGAGCATAATCTTACAATTTTGGGTTATGAAGAGTACGAGGAAGAGCTGCAAACATTCCGAGTAAATGAAAAAGCTCGTATCATTTCTGTGGGAGAAGAAATTCAAATCGCTCCGTACAATAGACAATTTGGCTCTAAAAAATTGGGCCAACGTGCTCTAACAATCTTTGCAGGTCCTGCAATGAACTTTATTCTAGCATTTGTTATTTTTGTGATTCTTGGATTTGTACAAGGAGTTCCTGTTGACAAACCAATGGTCGGAAAAGTAATGGAGAATAGTGCTGCAGAACAAGCTGGATTAAAAGAAAACGATACGATTCAAGCAATCAATGGGAAGAACACTAGTACATGGAAAGATGTTGTAACGATTGTACGTGAAAACCCAAATAAAGAAATTACGTTACATGTAAAGCGTGATAGTGAGCAATTTAATGTGAAAGTAACACCAACGCTTGATAAAGAAGGAAAAGACGAAGTTGGTAGAATTGGTGTTTATTCTCCTGTAGAGAAAACAGTGATGGGTTCTATTAAATCAGGGTTTGAACAAACATACGAATGGACGAAACTAATTTTTGATTCTCTTGTGAAATTAGTAACGGGTCAATTTTCTATTAATGAGTTGTCAGGTCCAGTAGGAATTTATAATCTAACAGATCAAGTTGTAGATTATGGATTTACGCGTGTACTAAGTTTAGCGGCAGTTTTAAGTATTAACCTTGGTTTATTTAATTTATTACCAGTCCCAGCTTTAGACGGTGGACGTTTGTTCTTCTTCTTAATTGAAGCATTACGAGGAAAACCAATTGATCGTCAAAAAGAAGGAATGGTTCACTTTATTGGGTTTGCATTATTAATGTTGCTTATGTTAGTTGTAACATGGAATGACATCCGTAAGTTTTTCTTGTAAAATAAGAAGAAGTTTATAATGAAATAGAGCTCATAGAATAAAATCCCTCACCTAACTCGAGGTGAGGGGTTTTATTGCGTGTAAGAGTAAAATGAAGAGGTGCGAATAAATGAAACAAAGTATGGTATTCAGTCCTACATTACGTGAAGTTCCAGCAGATGCTGAAATTAAGAGTCATCAATTATTACTTCGCGCAGGGTTTATGCGTCAAAATGCTTCTGGTATTTATAGTTTTCTACCATTTGGTTTAAAAGTGTTACACAAAGTAGAACGTATTGTTCGTGAAGAAATGGAGCGCGCAGGGGCAGTAGAACTATTAATGCCAGCTATGCAAGCTTCTGAATTATGGCAAGAATCAGGTCGTTGGTATTCTTACGGATCAGAATTAATGCGTATGAAAGATCGTAATGCTCGCGAGTTTGCGCTAGGGGCAACTCATGAGGAAGTAATTACAGATCTTGTACGTGATGAAATTAAATCATACAAAAAACTACCATTAACATTATATCAAATTCAAACAAAATTCCGTGATGAGCAAAGACCACGTTTCGGTTTATTACGCGGAAGAGAATTTTTAATGAAAGATGCGTATTCTTTCCATGCAACACAAGAAAGTTTGGATGAAGTATATAGCGGTTTATACAAAGCGTATTCTAATATCTTTGCTCGTTGTGGTTTGAATTTCCGTGCAGTTATCGCTGATTCTGGAGCAATGGGTGGAAAAGATACACACGAATTTATGGTGTTATCTGATGTAGGTGAAGATACAATTGCGTATTCTGATACATCTGATTATGCGGCAAATATTGAAATGGCTCCTGTTGTTGCTACGTATACGAAGAGTGATGAAGCCGAAAAAGCACTTGAAAAAGTAGCAACTCCAGATCAAAAAGCTATTGAAGAAGTATCTGCATTCTTAAATATCGCAGCGGAAAAATGCATTAAATCTATGGTGTTTAAAGTAGATGCGAAATTAGTAGTAGTACTTGTTCGTGGCGATCATGAAGTCAATGATGTAAAAGTGAAGAATGTATACGGAGCTTCAGTCGTTGAGCTTGCTTCACATGAAGAAATAAAAGAGTTATTAAACTGTGAAGTGGGTTCTTTAGGACCGATTGGTGTTACAGGGGATATCGAAATTATCGCTGACCATGCTGTAGCATCAATTGTCAACGGATGTTCAGGAGCGAACGAAGAAGGATTCCATTATGTAAATGTAAATCCAGAACGTGACTTTAAAGTAAGTCAATATACAGATTTACGCTTCATCCAAGAAGGAGACCAATCTCCAGATGGAAATGGAACAATTCTTTTCGCACGTGGAATTGAAGTTGGTCATGTATTCAAATTAGGAACTCGTTATAGTGAAGCAATGAACGCAACGTTCCTAGATGAAAACGGAAAAACAAAACCACTTATTATGGGTTGTTACGGTATCGGTGTATCTCGTACAGTGGCAGCAATTGCAGAGCAGTTTAATGATGAGAATGGTTTAGTTTGGCCAAAATCTGTTGCACCGTTCCATGTGCATGTAATTCCAGTAAATATGAAATCTGATGCACAACGTGAAATGGGTGGAAATATCTATAACTCATTACAAGAGCAAGGATACGAAGTATTACTAGATGATCGTGCAGAACGTGCGGGTGTTAAATTTGCAGATGCAGATTTATTCGGCCTTCCAGTTCGTGTTACAGTTGGTAAAAAAGCAGATGAAGGTATTGTAGAAGTGAAAGTACGTGCTACAGGCGAGTCTGAAGAAGTGAAAGTAGAAGAACTTCAAACATATATTGCTAATATTTTAAAATAAGAAGAGGTACCTCGTAATGAGGTACCTTCTCTTTCTTTGTAAACGTATTTTGTAAAAGAAGAAGGAAGAAATCTTTCTTTGTAGTACGTTTCAATTTATAATAGCAAATGGAAGGAGAGTGCTTATGTCATTAACAAATGAACAACAAGAGCGATTTCAAATTTTGCTCCAACAGTTGCAAATACCAGAAGACCTTATAAATCAATATTTACATGGCGGTGGTATTGAAAAGCTAGTTATTGATAAAGCGAATAAAAGTTGGCATTTTGACTTACAAGTGCCACGTATTTTGCCGACAGAATTATATGAGTTGCTAGAAACAAAGCTTAAGCAATCATTTTCTCATATTGCAAGAACAACATTTGCATTAGAAGCAGAGAATAAACAATTTACAGAAGAAGAAGTGAAGGCATATTGGCCGCTTTGTACAGAACGAATTACATTTTCACCTATGTTCGCGTACTTAAAGAAGCAACTTCCGCAGGTCAATGGCGTGAAGTTGCTATTAAATGTGAATAATGAGCTGGAATCTACTACTTTAAAGAAAAACGTTGCGAAACCAGTAGGTGATCAATACGAAGCTTTTGGATTCCCGCGTTTTCAGTTAGACACACATATAAAGCAAAATGCAGAAGAAATGCAAAAGTTTCGTGAGCAAACACAGGAAGAAGATCGTCAACGAGTTATACAGGCTATGGAAGAGATGGCTAAAAGGCAAGCTGAAGAAAGTGATGTTGTTCATGAAGGACCAGTTGTGCTTGGTTATCTTATTAAGCCAGATGAAGAGATTACGCCGCTGCGTGAAATTCAAGATGAAGAAAGAAGAAAAACCGTTCAAGGGTATGTTTTCCATGTAGAGACGAAAGAACTTCGTAGTGGACGTACATTATTAACTTTAAAGATAACTGACTATACGGACTCTATTATGATTAAGATGTTCTCACGTGATAAAGAAGATATCCCGATGTTACAATCCTTGAAAAAAGGAACTTGGGTAAAAGCGCGTGGTTCAGTTCAAAATGATACATTCGTGCGTGATTTAGTTATGATCGCAAATGATATAAATGAAATAACGGGACCTTCTCGTAAAGATAAAGCAAAAGAAGGGGAAAAAAGAGTAGAACTTCATCTTCATACTCCAATGAGTCAAATGGATGCTGTTACTTCTGTGTCTAAGCTCGTTGCCCAAGCCGGAAAATGGGGGCATGAGGCTATTGCAGTTACAGACCATGCTGTTGCACAGTCGTTCCCAGAAGCATATTCTGCTGGTAAAAAGGCTGGAGTTAAAGTTCTATATGGTGTAGAAGCAAATTTAGTTAATGATGGTGTGCCGATAGCATATAACGAAGCACATCGTCTACTTGCAGAAGAAACATATGTTGTCTTTGACGTTGAGACAACAGGGTTATCTGCTGTATATGATACAGTCATTGAGTTAGCTGCTGTAAAGGTAAAAGGTGGAGAAATTATTGATCGCTTTGAATCTTTCGCAAATCCTCATCAACCATTATCGGCGACGATTATTGAATTAACAGGTATTACAGATGATATGTTAACTGATGCACCAGAAGTGGACGAAGTGTTTAAAAAGTTTGAGGAATGGATGGGTGACCATACACTTGTTGCTCATAACGCAAGCTTCGATATGGGCTTTATTAACGTAGGTTTTAAAAAGGCTGGGATAGAAAAAACGAAAAATCCAGTTATTGATACGTTAGAACTTGCACGGTTCTTATTCCCAGAAATGAAAAATCATCGATTAAATACGATGTGTAAAAAGCTTGATATTGAATTAACGCAACATCACCGTGCGATTTATGATACAGAAGCAACGGGATATTTACTTGTGAAGATGTTAAAAGATGTGATTGAAAAGGGATTTGAATATCACGATCAACTAAACGATAGTATGGGACAAGGGGATGCGTATAAACGTGGGCGTCCAAGTCATCTGACGTTACTTGCCACATCAGATGTTGGGTTGAAAAACTTATATAAACTTGTTTCATATTCTCACTTGAATTACTTTTATCGTGTACCACGTGTACCACGATCACTATTAAAAAAATATCGCGAAGGCATTTTAGTAGGAACAGCTTGTGACAAAGGTGAAGTATTTGAAGCTATGATGCAAAAAGCGCCTGAAGAAGTAGAAGAAATTGCACAGTTTTACGATTACATTGAGGTTATGCCTCCCGAAGTGTTACGTCATTTAGTGGAACGTGAACTCGTTCGAGATGAAGGACAGTTAAAAACAATAATTTCTAACTTAGTAAAACTAGGTGAGACGTTAGATAAGCCAGTTGTTGCTACTGGGAATGTGCATTATTTAGATCCAGAGGACGCGATATATCGGAAAATTTTAGTCAGTTCGCAGGGAGGAGCTAATCCGTTAAATCGCCATTCATTACCGCCTGTACATTTCCGTACAACAAATGAAATGCTAGATTGTTTTTCATTCTTAGGTGAAGACAAAGCAAAAGAAATTGTTGTGACAAATACACACAAGATCGCGTCATTAATTGGTGATGTTCGTCCAGTAAAAGATGATTTATACACACCGAAAATTGAAGGTGCTGATGATGAAACACGTGATATGAGCTATATAATGGCAAGAAGTATCTATGGAGATGAACTACCGGAAATTGTAGAAGCTCGTTTGGAAAAAGAATTGAAAAGTATTATTGGACATGGATTCGCCGTTATTTATTTAATTTCACATAAGCTTGTGAAAAAATCGTTAGTGGACGGTTATCTAGTAGGTTCGCGTGGATCGGTAGGTTCATCATTTGTTGCAACGATGATGGAAATTACAGAAGTAAACCCATTACCACCGCACTATGTATGTCCAAAGTGTAAACAATCAGAGTTCTTTAATGACGGTTCTGTAGGTTCTGGTTTTGATTTACCAGATAAAGAATGCCCAACATGTAATGTTCCATATGTGAAAGATGGGCATGACATTCCTTTCGAAACGTTCCTTGGATTTAAAGGGGATAAGGTACCGGATATCGATTTGAATTTCTCCGGAGAATACCAACCACGCGCCCATAACTATACGAAATTACTGTTCGGTGAAGATTATGTATACCGCGCAGGAACAATTGGTACGGTTGCGGAAAAAACCGCTTATGGGTATGTGAAAGGTTATGCTAATGATCATAACTTAACAATTCGAAATGCAGAGATTGATCGCTTAGTTGCGGGATGTACAGGTGTAAAGCGTACGACCGGACAGCATCCAGGTGGTATTATCGTTGTACCAGATTACATGGATATTTTTGACTTTTCACCAATTCAGTTTCCGGCTGATTCAATAGGTGCTGAGTGGAGAACAACGCACTTTGACTTCCACTCAATTCATGATAATTTATTGAAACTTGATATATTAGGACACGATGATCCGACTGTTATTCGTATGCTTCAAGATTTAAGTGGTATTGACCCGAAAACAATCCCAACGGATGATCCAGAAGTAATGAAAATTTTCTCTGGTCCAGAGTCTTTAGGGGTAACGGAAGAACAAATTAACTGTAAAACAGGTACACTTGGTATACCAGAGTTTGGTACGAAATTCGTAAGACAAATGTTAGAAGAAACGAAACCAACGACGTTTTCAGAGCTTGTCCAAATTTCTGGACTGTCCCATGGTACAGATGTATGGTTAGGTAATGCGAATGAATTAATTTATAACGGTACGTGTACACTGAGTGAAGTTATCGGTTGTCGTGATGACATCATGGTATATTTAATTTATCAAGGCTTGGATCCATCATTAGCCTTCAAAATCATGGAGTCGGTGCGTAAAGGTAAAGGTGTACCAGAAGAATGGGAAGAGGAAATGAG
It encodes:
- a CDS encoding PolC-type DNA polymerase III: MSLTNEQQERFQILLQQLQIPEDLINQYLHGGGIEKLVIDKANKSWHFDLQVPRILPTELYELLETKLKQSFSHIARTTFALEAENKQFTEEEVKAYWPLCTERITFSPMFAYLKKQLPQVNGVKLLLNVNNELESTTLKKNVAKPVGDQYEAFGFPRFQLDTHIKQNAEEMQKFREQTQEEDRQRVIQAMEEMAKRQAEESDVVHEGPVVLGYLIKPDEEITPLREIQDEERRKTVQGYVFHVETKELRSGRTLLTLKITDYTDSIMIKMFSRDKEDIPMLQSLKKGTWVKARGSVQNDTFVRDLVMIANDINEITGPSRKDKAKEGEKRVELHLHTPMSQMDAVTSVSKLVAQAGKWGHEAIAVTDHAVAQSFPEAYSAGKKAGVKVLYGVEANLVNDGVPIAYNEAHRLLAEETYVVFDVETTGLSAVYDTVIELAAVKVKGGEIIDRFESFANPHQPLSATIIELTGITDDMLTDAPEVDEVFKKFEEWMGDHTLVAHNASFDMGFINVGFKKAGIEKTKNPVIDTLELARFLFPEMKNHRLNTMCKKLDIELTQHHRAIYDTEATGYLLVKMLKDVIEKGFEYHDQLNDSMGQGDAYKRGRPSHLTLLATSDVGLKNLYKLVSYSHLNYFYRVPRVPRSLLKKYREGILVGTACDKGEVFEAMMQKAPEEVEEIAQFYDYIEVMPPEVLRHLVERELVRDEGQLKTIISNLVKLGETLDKPVVATGNVHYLDPEDAIYRKILVSSQGGANPLNRHSLPPVHFRTTNEMLDCFSFLGEDKAKEIVVTNTHKIASLIGDVRPVKDDLYTPKIEGADDETRDMSYIMARSIYGDELPEIVEARLEKELKSIIGHGFAVIYLISHKLVKKSLVDGYLVGSRGSVGSSFVATMMEITEVNPLPPHYVCPKCKQSEFFNDGSVGSGFDLPDKECPTCNVPYVKDGHDIPFETFLGFKGDKVPDIDLNFSGEYQPRAHNYTKLLFGEDYVYRAGTIGTVAEKTAYGYVKGYANDHNLTIRNAEIDRLVAGCTGVKRTTGQHPGGIIVVPDYMDIFDFSPIQFPADSIGAEWRTTHFDFHSIHDNLLKLDILGHDDPTVIRMLQDLSGIDPKTIPTDDPEVMKIFSGPESLGVTEEQINCKTGTLGIPEFGTKFVRQMLEETKPTTFSELVQISGLSHGTDVWLGNANELIYNGTCTLSEVIGCRDDIMVYLIYQGLDPSLAFKIMESVRKGKGVPEEWEEEMRNNNVPGWYIDSCKKIKYMFPKAHAAAYVLMAVRIAYFKVHFALLFYAAYFTVRADDFDVEAMAKGSASIRVKIDEIAQKGLDAAPKEKSLLTVLEMTLEMCERGYSFQKVDLYRSHATEFIIDGDTLIPPFNAVPGLGTNAAFSIVEARKNGDFLSKEDLQQRSKVSKTIIEYLDGQGCLGDLPDQNQLSLF
- a CDS encoding proline--tRNA ligase, with the translated sequence MKQSMVFSPTLREVPADAEIKSHQLLLRAGFMRQNASGIYSFLPFGLKVLHKVERIVREEMERAGAVELLMPAMQASELWQESGRWYSYGSELMRMKDRNAREFALGATHEEVITDLVRDEIKSYKKLPLTLYQIQTKFRDEQRPRFGLLRGREFLMKDAYSFHATQESLDEVYSGLYKAYSNIFARCGLNFRAVIADSGAMGGKDTHEFMVLSDVGEDTIAYSDTSDYAANIEMAPVVATYTKSDEAEKALEKVATPDQKAIEEVSAFLNIAAEKCIKSMVFKVDAKLVVVLVRGDHEVNDVKVKNVYGASVVELASHEEIKELLNCEVGSLGPIGVTGDIEIIADHAVASIVNGCSGANEEGFHYVNVNPERDFKVSQYTDLRFIQEGDQSPDGNGTILFARGIEVGHVFKLGTRYSEAMNATFLDENGKTKPLIMGCYGIGVSRTVAAIAEQFNDENGLVWPKSVAPFHVHVIPVNMKSDAQREMGGNIYNSLQEQGYEVLLDDRAERAGVKFADADLFGLPVRVTVGKKADEGIVEVKVRATGESEEVKVEELQTYIANILK
- the rseP gene encoding RIP metalloprotease RseP translates to MNTAIAFILIFGALVFFHELGHLYFAKRAGILCREFAIGFGPKIFSFEKNETVYTIRLLPLGGYVRMAGEDADTVELKPGKKVGLVLNEKDEVVKLVFDGHEKYPNVRVIEVEQADLEHNLTILGYEEYEEELQTFRVNEKARIISVGEEIQIAPYNRQFGSKKLGQRALTIFAGPAMNFILAFVIFVILGFVQGVPVDKPMVGKVMENSAAEQAGLKENDTIQAINGKNTSTWKDVVTIVRENPNKEITLHVKRDSEQFNVKVTPTLDKEGKDEVGRIGVYSPVEKTVMGSIKSGFEQTYEWTKLIFDSLVKLVTGQFSINELSGPVGIYNLTDQVVDYGFTRVLSLAAVLSINLGLFNLLPVPALDGGRLFFFLIEALRGKPIDRQKEGMVHFIGFALLMLLMLVVTWNDIRKFFL
- the dxr gene encoding 1-deoxy-D-xylulose-5-phosphate reductoisomerase is translated as MKNISLLGASGSIGTQTLDVLRSHPDQFRLVAFSVGKNVDYAVKVIQEFSPQIVSVQREEDVLKLQAVSGNTKVVYGSEGLLEVALHPDTEIVVNAVVGSVGLLPTLRAIEAKKTIGIANKETLVTAGHLVMEAARKHNVSLLPVDSEHSAIFQCLNGENEKRISRLIITASGGSFRDKTRDELHQVTVEDALRHPNWSMGSKITIDSATMMNKGLEVIEAHWLFGIPYEQIDVVLHKESIIHSMVEFEDRSVMAQLGSPDMRVPIQYALTYPDRLPLSDTKQLNLWEMGTLHFEKMNQERFRCLRFAYEAGKTGGSMPAVMNAANEVAVEAFLQKRIGFLTVEDLIEKAMHHHTVIARPSLEEIQEIDAATRRFVMEQI